The following are from one region of the Aquirufa lenticrescens genome:
- a CDS encoding Gfo/Idh/MocA family oxidoreductase: MSVSRRKFIGQSVLGLAAFSIVPRHVLGKGFLAPSDQLTKAIIGTGGMGRGHIPYAGTRVVALCDVDKKNLQLGLDKVEKGVKSFHDYREMIQLPEVDIVHVATPPHWHGIMAADAARAGKDIWCEKPMTRTIGEGKRLKEAVQQHGRIFRLNTWFRFEGNFYGMNTTVKPMKKVVDSGLLGWPLKFTVSKHTGFDWKFYWVGKTDLTPQPVPLELDYESWLGPAPYKPYNVHRTHQTFRGYWDYDGGALGDMGQHYLDPIQYMLGKDNESPVYIEVDAPVQDKDAVGIFNRITYTYADGCQIVLDGEAKDEKVAYIEGPKGKLYRNMQSDIPDLAKKLAEFPDPVMQQTDFVDSVKNRKKFALNEENGHRSCTLINLGLIAMRVHRNLKFDPINQVIVGDDEANRLMDQPMRAPYIL, from the coding sequence ATGTCAGTTTCAAGAAGGAAATTTATAGGACAATCTGTTCTAGGTTTGGCTGCATTTAGCATCGTGCCACGCCACGTATTAGGAAAGGGCTTTTTAGCCCCATCTGATCAATTAACCAAAGCGATTATTGGGACCGGAGGAATGGGGCGGGGGCACATACCTTATGCAGGAACGCGAGTAGTTGCGCTATGTGATGTGGACAAGAAAAACCTACAGCTTGGATTAGATAAAGTAGAAAAAGGAGTAAAATCATTTCACGATTACCGGGAGATGATTCAGTTGCCAGAAGTCGATATTGTACACGTGGCCACTCCGCCTCATTGGCATGGAATTATGGCGGCAGATGCGGCAAGAGCAGGAAAAGATATTTGGTGTGAGAAACCGATGACACGTACGATCGGGGAGGGTAAACGCCTCAAAGAAGCCGTTCAGCAGCATGGACGAATTTTTAGGCTTAATACCTGGTTCCGCTTTGAAGGCAACTTCTATGGAATGAATACAACCGTAAAACCAATGAAAAAGGTGGTCGATTCTGGGCTATTGGGCTGGCCATTGAAGTTTACAGTGAGTAAGCATACCGGTTTTGATTGGAAATTTTACTGGGTAGGGAAAACGGATTTGACGCCGCAACCGGTGCCTTTGGAATTAGATTACGAAAGTTGGTTAGGGCCAGCGCCCTATAAACCTTATAACGTTCACCGTACCCACCAAACCTTCCGCGGCTATTGGGATTACGATGGAGGTGCGCTAGGAGATATGGGGCAACATTATTTGGACCCGATACAATACATGCTGGGAAAAGATAACGAGTCGCCGGTGTACATCGAAGTGGATGCGCCTGTGCAAGATAAAGACGCCGTGGGTATCTTTAATCGCATTACCTATACGTATGCAGATGGATGCCAAATCGTGTTAGACGGCGAAGCCAAAGACGAAAAAGTCGCTTACATCGAAGGCCCTAAAGGGAAATTGTACCGCAATATGCAGTCGGATATTCCGGATTTGGCAAAAAAACTAGCCGAATTCCCGGATCCCGTGATGCAACAAACGGATTTCGTTGATTCTGTCAAAAATCGTAAGAAATTTGCCTTGAATGAGGAAAATGGACACCGTTCTTGCACCTTAATTAACCTGGGTTTAATCGCGATGCGCGTGCACCGCAACTTGAAATTTGACCCCATCAATCAAGTCATTGTGGGGGACGATGAGGCAAATCGCCTAATGGATCAACCGATGCGCGCACCTTATATTTTATAA